The following nucleotide sequence is from Triticum dicoccoides isolate Atlit2015 ecotype Zavitan chromosome 7B, WEW_v2.0, whole genome shotgun sequence.
TCCGCCGCGAACCACCATGTCGTCATCTTCGAGATCTTCACATCCCAGATACGCCGCCCCTCCGGATCTGGCTATGGCAGGAAGCACAACACAAATCCGTCGATTCGCTAGTGCTGGAGAAGCAAGCGCAccaccacggagctccaccgagcgCCGGAGTCAAAGCGGACGCACACTTGCAACAAAAACCACACCGGCGACTCCACCACCTCCTCATCCCGTCGGCCGGTAACCCTACAGACTCTACACTAATTACAGCCATGAGACGAGGACCCCCCGCCCTCCCACCGCCGAGGCGGCAGACGGAGGACGAGGTATCCGGCCCAACGGCGGCGTAGAGCTGGATCGGCCAAGAGATGTAAAAAGTCGCTCCTCTTCTTCGtacgggagagggagagagatgtccAGGCTCGTCTTGGGCTAGTCGTGGCTTCGGATGGCCAGAAGCTCATCAAAGATATCAAAGAAGGCAGTAAGTGagaatattgttggggaacgtagtaatttcaaaaaaattcctacgcacacgcaagatcatggtgatggtatagcaacgagaggggagagtgttgtgcacgtaccctcgtagaccgtaagtggaagcgttatgacaacgcggttgatgtagtcgtacgtcttcacgatccgaccgatccaagcaccgaatgtacggcacctccgtgttcagcacacgttcagctcgatgacgttccccgagctccaatctagcaaagcgtcggggatgagttccgtcagcatgacggcgtggtggcgatgatgatgttctttcggcgcagggcttcgcctaaactccgcgacgatatgaccgaggtggaatatggtggggggGGGCACCgggatctgtagatcaacttgtgtgtcatggggtgcccccctgcccccgtatataaaggagcaaggggaggagggccggccaaggaggacgaggcgcgcccaaggggggagtcctactcccaccgggagtaggactccacctttcctagtaggagtaggagagaaggaaggggaagagagaagggaaggaaggagggggtgcggcccctccccctagtccaattcggactaggccttgggggggggcctgccctaggcagcccctctctctttcccgtatggcccaataaggcccaatacttctccccggcgaattcccgtaactctccggtactccgataaatacccgaatcagtcggaacctttctgaagtctaaatatagtcgtccaatatatcgatctttacgtctcaaccatttcgagactcctcgtcatgtccccgatctcatctgggactccgaactccttcggtacatcatacatataaactcgtaataaaactgtcatcgtaacgttacgcgtgcggaccctacgggttcgagaactatgtagacatgacctagaactattctcggtcaataaccaatagcggaacttggatgctcatattggctcccacatattctacgaagatctttatcggtcaaaccgcataacaacatacgttgttccctttgtcatcggcatgttacttgcccgagattcgatcgtcggtatccaatacctagttcaatatcgttaccggcaagtctctttactcgttacgtaatgcatcattccgtaactaactcattagctacattgcttgcaaggcttatagtgatgtgcattaccgagagggcctagagatacctctccgacaatcggagtgacaaaacctaatcttgaaatatgccaacccaacatgtacctttggagatacctgtagtactcctttataatcacccagttatgttgtgatgtttggtagcacccaaagtgttcctccggtaaacgggagttgcataatctcatagtcacaggaacatgtataagtcatgaagaaagcaatagcaacatactaaacgatcaagtgctaaggtaacggaatgggtcaagtcaatcacatcattctcctaatgatgtgatcccgttaatcaaatgacaactcttttgtctatggttaggaaacataaccatctttgataaacgagctagtcaagtagaggcatactagtgacattatgtttgtctatgtattcacacatgtattatgtttccggttaatacaattctagcatgaataataaacatttatcatgatataaggaaataaataataactttattattgcctctagggcatatttccttgagtctcccacttgcactagagtcaatactctAGTTCGCATCATTatttgatttaacaccaatattcacatctgtgtgTGATTAATATCCATAgtacacatcgtcatgtgatcaacactcaaagggtttactagagccaatgatctagttcacatcgctatgtgattaacacccaaagagtactaaggtatgatcatgttttgctcgtgagagaagtttagtcaacgggtctgtcatattacagagtcgtatgtattttgcaaatattctatgtctacaatgctttgcatggagctactctagctaattgctcccactttcaataggtatccatattgagacttagagtcatctggatcggtgtaaaagcttgcatcgatgtaactctttatgacgaactcttttatcacctccataatagagaaacatatccttattctactaaggataatttttgacaatgtccagtgatctactcctagatcactattgtactcccttgacaaaccagggcagagtatacaataggtctggtccatagcatggcatacttttatagaacctatgactgatgcatagggaatgacttttgttctctttctattttctgccgtggtcgggtcttgagtcttactcaatttcacacctttgcaacacaggcaagaactctttctttgactgttccattttgaactatttcaaaaacttgacaaggtatgtacttattgaaaaaacttatcaagcgtcttgatctatctcaatagatcttgatgctcaatatgtaagcagcttcaccgaggtctttcattgaaaaaccttttattcaagtatccttttatgctatccagaaattctatatcatttccaatcaacaatatgtcttgcacataaaatatcagaaatgctacagagctcccactcactttcttgtaaatacaggcctttccaaaagtctgtataaaaccatatgctttgatcaactcatcaaagcgtatattccaactctgagatgcttgcaccagtccattgatggattgtttggagcttgcacattttgttagtacctttaggattaacaaaaccttctggttgcatcatatacaactcttctttagtaaaaccattaaagaatgtagtttttgacatccatttgccagatttcataacatgtgacaattgctaatatgattcggacaaacttaagaatcgctacagttgagaaaatctcattgtagtcaacaccttgaacttgtcgaaaacctttttgtgacaagtcgagatttgtagatagtaatactactatcagtgtctgtcttcctcttgaagatccatttatttaacatggcctgctgatcatcgagcaagtcaatcaaagtccatactttgttctcatacatggatcctatctcagatttcatgccctcaagccatttcgcggaatctgggctcatcatcgcttcctcatagttcgtaggttcatcatggtctagtaacatgacttctagaacgggattaccataccactttggcgCGGATCTtattttggaagacctacgaggttcgatagtaactttatctgaagcttcatgattatcatgattaacttcctcactagtcggtgtaggcatcactggaactgatttctgtgatgaactactttccaatttgggagaaggtacacttaccttatcaagttctactttcctcccactcacttcttccgagagaaactccttctctagaaaggatccatcttagcaacgaatcttgctttcggatctgtgatagaaggtgtacccaatagttacctttgggtattctatgaagacgcacttctctgatttgggttcgagcttatcaggtgaaaactttttcacataagcatcgcagccccaaactttaagaaacgacaactttggtttctcgccaaaccacagttcataaggtgtcgtctcaacggattttgatggtgccctatttaaagtgaatgcagctgtctctaatccataaccccaaaacgatagtggtaaaccgataagagacatcatagatcgcgccatatccaataaagtgcggttacgacgtccggacacaccataacgtcgtggtgttcgaggtggcatgagtttgtgaaactattccacattgttttgattgaagaccaaactcgtaactcaaatatttgtctccgtgatcaaatcatagaaactttattttcttgttatgatgattctccacttcactctgaaattctttgaacttttcaaatgtttcagacttgcgttttattaagtagatatactcatatctgctcaaatcatcttgtgaaggtcagaaaataacgatacccgccacgagcatcaacactcattggatcgcatacatcggtatgtattatttccaacaagtcagtagctcgttccatttttctgaagaacggagttttagtcatcttgcccataaggcacggttgcaagcatcaaatgattcataattaagagattccaaaattccatctttatggagtttcttcatgcactttacaccgatatgacccaaatggcagtaccacaaataagttgcactatcattatcaactttgcatcttttggcatcaatattatgattatgtgtatcactacaatcgagatccaacatacttttttcattgggtgtatgaccatcgaaggctttattcatgtaaacagaataacaattattctttgactttaaatgaataaccgtattgcaataaacatgatcaaatcatattcatgctcaacgcaaacgccaaataacatttatttaggtttaacactaatcccaaaagtatagggagtgatgatgatcatatcaatcttggaaacacttccaacacacatcgtcacttcaccctcaactagtttctgtttattctgtaacccccgtttcgagttactaatatttagcaaccgaacaagtatcaaatactcaggggctactataaacagtagtaaagtacacatcaataatctgtatatcaaatatacccttgttcactctgccatccttcttatccaccaaatatttagggtatttccatttccaatgaccatttcctttgcagtgtaagcactcagtttcaggctttggtttagctttgggcttcttcgtgggagtgacaacttgcttgtcattctacttgaagttccctttctttccctttgcccttttcttgaaactagtgatcttgtcaaccatcaacacttgatgctctttcttgatttctaccttcgtcgatttcaacatcacgaagagctcgggaatcgtttttgtcatcccttgcatactgtagttcatcacaaagttctactaacttggtgatggtgactagagaactctatcaatcattatcttatcttggaagattaactcccacttgattcaagcgattgtagtacccagacaatctgagcacatgctcactagttgagcgattctcctccatcttttagccatagaacttgttgaagacttcatatctctcaactcgggtatttgcttgaaatattaacttcaactcttggaacatctcatatggtccatgacgttcaaaacgtctttgaagtcccgattctaacccataaagcatggtgcacaaaactatcaagtagtcatcatattgagctagccaaacgttcataacgtctgcatctgctcctgcaataggtctgtcacctagcggtgcatcaaggacataattcttctgtgcagcaatgaggataaacctcagatcacggatccaatccgcatcattgctactaacatctttcaaaataattttccctaggaacatatcaaaataaacatatgaaagcaacaatgcaagctattgatctacaacataatttgcaaaatactaccaggactaagttcatgataaatttaagttcaattaatcatattacttaagaactcccacttagatagacatccctgtaatcctctaagtgattacatgtccgatcgtcacgtgagatggagtagtatcaatagtgaacatcaatatgttgatcatatctactatatgattcactctcgacctttcggtctccgtgttccgaggccatatctgttatatgctaggctcgtcaagtttaacctgagtattccgcgtgtgcaactgttttgcacccgttgtatttgaacgtagagcctatcacacccaatcatcacgtggtgtctcagcacgaagaactttcacaacggtgcatactcagggagaacacttcttgataatttagtgagagatcatcttaaaatgctaccgtcaatcaaagcaagataagatgcataaaggataaacatcacatgcaatcaatataattgatatgatacggccatcatcatcttgtgcttgtgatctccatcttcgaagcaccgtagtgatcaccatcgtcaccggcgcgacaccttgatctccatcgtagcatcattgtcgttacgccatctattgcttctacgactatcgctaccgcttagtgataaagtaaaacaattacagggcgtttgcatttcatacaataaagcgacaaccatatggctcctgccagttgccgatagcttcggttacaaaacatgatcatctcatacaataaaatatagcatcacgtcttgaccatatcacatcacaacatgccctgcaaaaaaaagttagacgtcctctactttgttgttgcaaattttacgtggctgctacgggttttagcaagaaccgttcttacctacgcatcaaaaccacaacgatagttcgtcaagttaatgctgttttaaccttcgcaaagaccgggcgtagtcacactcgattcagctaaagtgagagagacagacacccgccagccacctttaagcacgagtgctcgtaatggtgaaaccagtctcgcataagcgtacgcgtaatgtcggtccggtccgcttcatctcacaataccgccgaaccaaagtatgacatgctggtaagcagtatgacttgtatcgcccacaactcacttgtgttctactcgtgcatatgacatctacgcataaaacctggctcggatgccactgttggggaacatagtgatttcaaaaaatttcctacgcacacgcaagatcatggtgatggtatagcaacgagaggggagagtgttgtccacataccctcgtagaccgtaagcggaagcgttatgacaacgcggttgatgtagtcgtacgtcttcacgatccgaccgatccaagcaccgagcgtacggcacctctgtgttcagcacacgttcagctcgatgacgttccccgagctccaatccagcaaagcgtcggggatgaattccgtcagcatgacggcgtggtgacgatgatgatgttcttcctgtgcagggcttcgcctaaactccgcgacgatatgaccgaggtggaatatggtggggggaggggcaccgcacacggctaagcaacgatccgtagatcaacttgtgtgtcatggggtgcccccctgcccccgtatataaaggagcaaggggaggagggccggccaaggaggaggaggcgcgcccaaggggggagtcctactcccaccgggagtaggactccacctttcctagttggagtaggagagaaggaaggggaagagataagggaaggaaggagggggtgcggcccctccccctagtccaattcggactatgccttggggggggcggcctgccctaggcagcccctctctctttcccgtatgtcccaataaggcccaatacttcttcccggcgaattcccgtaactctccggtactccgataaatacccgaatcactcggaacctttccgaagtccgaatatagtcgtccaatatatcaatctttacgtctcgaccatttcgagactcctcgtcatgtccccgatctcatccgggactctgaactccttcggtacatcaaacatataaactcataataaaactgtcatcgtaacgttaagcgtgcggaccctacgggttcgagaactatgtagacatgacctagaactattctcggtcaataaccaatagcggaacctggatgctcatattggctcccacatattctacgaagatctttatcggtcaaaccgcataacaacatacgttgttctctttgtgatcggcatgttacttgcccgagattcgatcgtcggtatccaatacctagttcaatctcgttaccggcaagtctctttactcattacgtaatgcatcattccgtaactaactcattagctacattgcttgcgaggcttatagtgatgtgcattaccgagagggctcaaagatacctctccgacaatcggagtgacaaaacctaatctcgaaatacgccaacccaacatgtaactttggagacacctgtagtactcctttataatcacccagttacgttgtgacgtttggtagcacccaaagtgttcctccggtaaacgggagttgcataatctcatagttacaggaacatgtataagtcatcaagacagcaatagcaacatactaaacgatcaagtgctaaggtaacggaatgggtcaagtcaatcacatcattctcctaatgatgtgatcccgttaatcaaatgacaactcttttgtctatggttaggaaacataaccatctttgataaacgagctagtcaagtagaggtatactagtgacactatgtttgtctatgtattcacacatgtattatgtttccggttaatacaattctagcatgaataataaacatttatcatgatataaggaaataaataataactttattattgcctctagggcatatttccttcaaatatagCATCACTTTAGCCGAGATAGTTTATCGTCAAAGTGTTTTTCACAAGAATATGATTTTATTCATCAAAAGACAGCCAAAATCTTACAACCAGTGATGAAATAAAATCAGGGGCTGTATTGTCCCAAAGATAGGGAGTTCTAGGACTGTAACTAGATTTAGCGAGACAATCAACAACTTCATTTGCCTCCCTCTTGCACAAACCGATGTTGATCATCCCAAACTCCTTTGGTAGCTGGTAGCATTCCATAATGGTGGCAACATTAGACCCATAATAATTCTCAGCATTGTTAACTGCCTCAATAATAAGCGAGCTGTCTGATTCCGCCATTACTCTGTTGCAGCCCATATGGTCAGCCAAGATTAATCCATTGCGAAGGTGAGGGCATCAGCCGCTTCAGCGTCAGGCACAAAGTTGACATGTGTTGAAAAATAGAAAAACCCCAACCGCGAAAAAATAGAAAACCAAGAAGAAAAccgaagaaagaaataaaaaaatccaaagaaaaaataaacagaaaaacaataaaggaagagaaaaggaaaaaaatagaaactagagAAAACGAAGGAAAACTTGTCCTTTTTTAAAAGAAAGGAAAACTTATCCAAACAGTCAAATCAAAAACGGAAAAACACCGAGAAAAGAATCCCGCAGAGAATAGACCAGCCCACTGGCCTCGTGTCTGAGTCGGGCCGTTGCGTGGAGAAAACACAGAGAAAAGAAACCCTGCCAATAGTTGCGTGACGCGCCGCGCCGCCTCCGATTCCCCACCCGCCGTCGTGTTGCCTTCGTCCCGACCGCATCCCCATACCAGAATCGCCTCATCGTTCTCCTTCGCCGCTGCGCTGCTCCAGTGGGGCAATGCTCGCATCCCCAAGCCCACGGACGATGACGGCGTCGGCCTGCACCCCGGAAACTGCCCACGGGGCGCACTTGTTCAAGATCAACCGGTACAGCCTGTACAGGGACTTGGGCGTCGGCAGGTTGATCGAGTCCTCGACCTTCGCCGTCGGCGGCTACCACTGGTGCGTCCACTTCTACCCCGACGGTCACTCGGGGGTAACCAAAGACCATGTTTCAGTTTTCGTGGAGCTCAAAACCAAGAACGCCAAGGCCAGGGCGGTCTTCGATCTGAGGCTAGTCGACCGTCGCACACAGCCTTATGCATGGCCAAACCCTAGCGAGATAGACCCCTCGGAGTTTGACTCATGTGATGATAACTCGGCCTGCTGTGGTTTCCTCGATTTCGTTGAGAAAATCGAGCTCAAAGATTACATCCTGGATGACGTGCTTGTCATTGAGTGCAATATTGCTGTTATCAAATTTAAGAAGGCAGATGTGCAGACCACCAAGACGAAATTCGAGGTCCAAGTTCCACGGTCCAACTTGCTGGACAATCTTGGTAAATTGCTTGAAACACAAGAGGGGGCCGATGTGTCTTTCAAGGTCGACGGGGAGGTTTTCCCAGCTCATAAGAACATCCTTGCTATGCAGTGCCCAGTCTTCAAGGCAGAGTTCTACGGGCCGATGAAGAACAAGTCTAAGCATAATGTAAACATTATTGAAGATATGCAGCCTGCTGTTTTCAAGGCATTGCTCCACTTCATCTACATGGATTCATTGGCCCCAATGGATGACCTCAGTGATGACGAGTATGAAGAGATGCTCAAACATCTACTTGTTGCTGCAGATAGGTACGCCATTGACAGGATGAAGCTCATGTGCGAAAGCAAGCTTTGTGATAGACTTTGCGCCAAGAACGTGGCGACCACGTTGGCTCTAGCCGACCAGTATCATTGTAGCCAGCTCAAAGATGGCTGCATCGAATTTATCAACTCTTCTAATAGAATGAGTGATGTGGTGGCAAGCAAAGGGTATGAGCACCTCAAAAGGACATGCCCTACTATTGTTGTTGATATATGGGAGAAAGCAGCTAAGACTCGCAAAATTTAGTAGTCGGACCGTGGattaatttgagcagatatagtcACTTCACCTGAGACCGCAGCAACCAGCTGAGATAAGTTTATCTTTATCTATTGTTGATAATTTGTAAGTTCTCCGAGATCCTATTGTGAAATGTGGTGAAACTTTAGCAAATTGCAGTATATGTCAAGTTATTCTGAAAAATGATTGATTGGTGCCAACAATTTATGCTATGAAGATGCTAGGTAATTATACAAAACCTGTGCAGATCCCAAAAC
It contains:
- the LOC119337099 gene encoding BTB/POZ and MATH domain-containing protein 2-like, with protein sequence MLASPSPRTMTASACTPETAHGAHLFKINRYSLYRDLGVGRLIESSTFAVGGYHWCVHFYPDGHSGVTKDHVSVFVELKTKNAKARAVFDLRLVDRRTQPYAWPNPSEIDPSEFDSCDDNSACCGFLDFVEKIELKDYILDDVLVIECNIAVIKFKKADVQTTKTKFEVQVPRSNLLDNLGKLLETQEGADVSFKVDGEVFPAHKNILAMQCPVFKAEFYGPMKNKSKHNVNIIEDMQPAVFKALLHFIYMDSLAPMDDLSDDEYEEMLKHLLVAADRYAIDRMKLMCESKLCDRLCAKNVATTLALADQYHCSQLKDGCIEFINSSNRMSDVVASKGYEHLKRTCPTIVVDIWEKAAKTRKI